A genomic region of Arachis stenosperma cultivar V10309 chromosome 9, arast.V10309.gnm1.PFL2, whole genome shotgun sequence contains the following coding sequences:
- the LOC130948340 gene encoding FBD-associated F-box protein At4g10400-like, whose product MDTISDLPDCILLHILSFLPTKTSFLTTLLSRRWTHLCDNLQHLHFDQNQFRNGNTWSDFSAKKRFLDIVNWIISRHKAPPIRTFRLTCDLNQSDEFTLEWFIRKVLGPNLEELNLQLSSICWSDPKVAIPNGVFSCTSLVTLRLNGGHVRIPSPSAPSCRYHLPSLKTLQLYNVKISDGNLEEILSHCTALETLVLDLVCRSGEEGQLSICFPSLKSLHFKSYFGETLRLLVIDTPSLKRLDIQVVSGFHEIRVRNLHNVEEANINIAKQSFVLGFLVELCRIRILELGLLTIDCLPEVPPHRIPEFTCLQRLELTVWCLDTRYIMNMLQKCPMLKLLALVFIIVVPMMDPHPSPKWEHPVKVPTCLASHLQVIKIKGYFESRVDREFFAYVLQHGLVLESLDIQVDRWRAKGLFPVEISLLPRSSKACQINFCWI is encoded by the exons ATGGACACCATCAGCGACTTGCCGGATTGCATACTGTTACAcatcctctccttcctcccTACCAAAACCTCCTTCCTCACCACCCTCCTCTCTCGCCGCTGGACCCACCTCTGCGACAACCTCCAACACCTCCACTTCGACCAAAACCAATTTCGAAACGGCAATACTTGGTCAGATTTCAGTGCAAAAAAGCGATTTCTCGACATTGTTAATTGGATTATCTCCCGCCACAAAGCGCCGCCAATTCGAACCTTTCGTCTCACCTGTGACCTAAATCAATCCGATGAATTCACTCTGGAGTGGTTCATTAGAAAGGTTTTAGGGCCAAACCTCGAGGAATTGAACCTCCAACTCTCCTCCATCTGTTGGTCCGATCCCAAAGTCGCTATTCCCAATGGCGTTTTCAGCTGCACTTCCCTCGTGACTCTCCGTTTAAACGGCGGCCACGTAAGAATCCCTTCGCCTTCTGCCCCGTCGTGCCGTTATCACTTGCCATCGCTCAAGACACTGCAATTGTATAATGTCAAAATCTCTGATGGTAACTTGGAGGAGATTCTCTCTCACTGCACTGCTCTTGAGACTCTTGTTCTTGACTTAGTCTGTCGATCCGGCGAGGAGGGCCAATTGAGTATTTGTTTTCCTTCTTTGAAGAGTTTGCACTTCAAATCTTATTTCGGTGAGACTCTTAGATTGCTTGTTATAGACACACCATCTCTTAAACGTCTTGATATCCAAGTTGTGTCTGGGTTTCACGAGATCCGTGTTCGCAACTTGCACAATGTGGAGGAAGCCAATATCAACATTGCTAAGCAATCCTTTGTGCTCGGGTTTCTTGTGGAGCTTTGCAGGATAAGGATTTTGGAACTGGGTTTATTAACGATTGATTGTTTGCCTGAGGTTCCTCCGCATCGTATTCCGGAGTTTACCTGTTTACAGAGGCTAGAGCTTACTGTTTGGTGTCTCGACACCAGATACATAATGAATATGCTTCAGAAATGTCCCATGCTTAAACTTCTTGCTCTTGTTTTTATCATTGTTGTTCCTATGATG GATCCACATCCGTCACCAAAATGGGAACACCCAGTGAAGGTTCCTACTTGTCTTGCATCGCATCTGCAAGTGATTAAAATCAAAGGATATTTCGAATCCAGAGTTGATAGAGAATTTTTCGCCTATGTTCTTCAACATGGACTTGTTTTGGAGTCACTTGATATTCAGGTGGATCGTTGGAGAGCTAAAGGATTATTTCCTGTAGAAATATCACTTTTGCCAAGGAGCTCTAAGGCGTGCCAAATTAACTTTTGCTGGATTTAA
- the LOC130948339 gene encoding FBD-associated F-box protein At4g10400-like, whose protein sequence is MDTISDLPDCILLHILSFLPTKTAFLTTVLSRRWTHLCHDLQHLHFEENQFRNRNPWSGFIAKKRFLDIVNRILSRHKAPPIRTFRLTWDLNQSDEYTLEGFIRKVLGPNLEELNLQLSSICCSGPKVVIPNGVFSCTSLVTLRLNGGHIRIPSPSAPSCGYHLPSLKTLQLYNVIASDGNKLVEILSHCTALETLILDSVCLYSLEVQLSICFPSLKSLHFKSHLGETLRLLVIDTPSLKRLDIQVASRFHEIRVRNLHNVEEARINISKQSSVLGFLVELCRIRILELGLSTIYCLPEVPPHRIPELTCLQRLELTVRCLDTRYIMNMLRKCPMLKLLAIVFILSVPRMDPDPWEHPVQVPTCLASHLQVIEIKRYFESRDDRDFFAYVLQHGLVLESLDIQVDDTISKGFPEELSLLPRSSKACQINFCYLYV, encoded by the exons ATGGACACCATCAGCGACTTGCCGGATTGCATACTCTTACAcatcctctccttcctcccTACCAAAACCGCCTTCCTCACCACCGTCCTCTCTCGCCGCTGGACCCACCTCTGCCACGACCTCCAACACCTCCACTTCGAAGAAAACCAATTTCGAAACCGCAATCCTTGGTCAGGTTTCATTGCAAAAAAGCGATTTCTCGACATTGTTAATAGGATTCTCTCCCGCCACAAAGCGCCGCCAATTCGAACCTTTCGTCTCACCTGGGACCTAAATCAATCCGATGAATACACTCTGGAGGGGTTCATTAGAAAGGTTTTAGGGCCAAACCTCGAGGAATTGAACCTCCAACTCTCCTCCATCTGTTGCTCCGGTCCCAAAGTCGTTATTCCCAACGGCGTTTTCAGCTGCACTTCCCTCGTGACTCTCCGTTTAAACGGCGGCCACATAAGAATCCCTTCGCCTTCTGCACCGTCGTGCGGTTATCACTTGCCATCACTCAAGACGCTGCAATTGTATAATGTCATAGCCTCTGATGGTAATAAGTTGGTGGAGATTCTCTCTCACTGCACTGCTCTTGAGACTCTTATCCTTGACTCAGTCTGTCTATACTCCTTGGAGGTCCAATTGAGTATTTGCTTTCCTTCTTTGAAGAGTTTGCACTTCAAATCTCATCTCGGTGAGACTCTTAGATTGCTTGTTATAGACACACCATCTCTTAAACGTCTTGATATACAAGTTGCGTCTAGGTTTCACGAGATCCGTGTTCGCAACTTGCACAATGTGGAGGAAGCCCGTATCAACATTTCTAAGCAATCCTCTGTACTCGGGTTTCTTGTGGAGCTTTGCAGGATAAGGATTTTGGAACTGGGTTTATCAACGATCTATTGTTTGCCTGAGGTTCCTCCGCATCGAATTCCGGAGTTGACCTGTTTACAGAGGCTAGAGCTTACTGTTAGGTGTCTCGACACCAGATACATAATGAATATGCTTCGGAAATGTCCCATGCTTAAacttcttgctattgtttttatCTTGAGTGTTCCTAGAATG GATCCAGATCCGTGGGAACACCCAGTGCAGGTTCCTACTTGTCTTGCATCACATCTGCAAGTGATTGAAATCAAGAGATATTTTGAATCCAGAGATGATAGAGATTTTTTCGCCTATGTTCTTCAACATGGACTTGTTTTGGAGTCACTTGATATTCAGGTGGATGATACGATATCTAAAGGATTTCCAGAAGAATTATCCCTTTTGCCAAGGAGCTCCAAGGCCTGCCAAATTAACTTTTGCTATCTGTACGTATAA